The proteins below are encoded in one region of bacterium:
- the purE gene encoding 5-(carboxyamino)imidazole ribonucleotide mutase: MARVLVVIGSASDREYFEGVESLADFFGFELEIAVLSAHRNSERLREKLATAATDGTEVIVAAAGMAAHLAGVCAAESLLPVIGVPLPASSLGGLDALLSTVQMPSGVPVATVAIGKAGAKNAMVLAARILALKYPAMTEKLAAFKAKGARL; encoded by the coding sequence ATGGCCAGAGTTCTGGTGGTGATTGGCTCGGCTTCGGACCGCGAGTACTTTGAAGGCGTTGAGTCCCTGGCCGATTTCTTCGGCTTCGAACTCGAAATCGCCGTGCTCTCGGCGCACCGCAATTCCGAGCGGTTACGGGAGAAGTTGGCAACGGCGGCGACGGACGGCACCGAAGTGATCGTGGCCGCGGCAGGAATGGCGGCGCATCTCGCGGGTGTTTGCGCCGCAGAGTCGCTGCTGCCTGTGATCGGCGTGCCGCTGCCGGCGTCCAGTCTGGGCGGCCTCGATGCCCTGCTCTCGACGGTGCAGATGCCGTCCGGTGTTCCCGTGGCCACGGTGGCCATCGGCAAGGCCGGCGCGAAAAACGCGATGGTGCTTGCCGCGCGGATCCTCGCTCTGAAGTATCCCGCCATGACCGAAAAACTGGCGGCGTTCAAAGCGAAGGGAGCGCGCCTGTGA
- a CDS encoding polyprenol monophosphomannose synthase, with translation MKGLVVIPTYNERDTVDAILDAVLAQNLGLDVLFVDDNSPDGTAKRIKERAAADPHVKLIERPGKMGLGTAYVAGFKYAIANGYDVVFEMDADFSHDPSALPVMMEKIKDYDFVLGSRYVNGISVVNWPLRRLLLSTFASKYTRVITGMPIMDPTGGYKCFRVDVLKAIDLDRVKSGGYSFQIEMNFKAWKKGFRWVEVPIIFVDRRVGNSKMSKAIVREAVLMVWKLRLRSMLGKL, from the coding sequence GTGAAGGGATTGGTTGTCATTCCCACCTACAACGAGCGCGATACCGTAGACGCGATTCTGGACGCCGTGCTGGCGCAAAATCTCGGGCTGGATGTCCTGTTTGTGGATGATAATTCTCCCGATGGCACGGCCAAGCGGATCAAAGAACGCGCCGCGGCGGACCCGCACGTGAAGCTCATCGAGCGGCCCGGAAAGATGGGACTGGGAACGGCGTACGTGGCCGGCTTCAAATACGCCATTGCCAACGGCTACGACGTCGTCTTCGAAATGGACGCGGACTTCTCCCACGATCCCTCGGCCCTGCCGGTGATGATGGAGAAGATCAAGGATTACGATTTCGTGCTCGGCTCGCGCTACGTCAACGGAATCTCCGTGGTGAACTGGCCTTTGCGGCGCCTGCTGCTCAGCACGTTCGCTTCGAAGTATACGCGGGTCATTACGGGCATGCCGATCATGGATCCGACCGGCGGCTACAAGTGCTTCCGCGTGGACGTGCTCAAAGCCATCGATCTTGACCGCGTGAAATCCGGCGGCTACAGCTTCCAGATCGAGATGAATTTCAAAGCGTGGAAGAAAGGGTTCCGCTGGGTGGAAGTGCCGATCATCTTCGTGGACCGCAGGGTGGGCAATTCGAAAATGTCCAAGGCAATTGTGCGCGAGGCCGTGCTCATGGTTTGGAAACTGCGGCTCCGCTCTATGCTGGGCAAGCTCTGA
- a CDS encoding glycosyltransferase family 2 protein, with protein sequence MTIRACVSTLIVTFESGPHIGVCLDSLQATSHEWLAGCHVVDNASTDGTADGIAERYPWVHLIRNRDNVGFGRAVNQAAQAASGEYLLVLNPDTVIRPGAIAELVRFLDHRPAAAACGPKIVDLQGNFQYYCRRGFPTPINSLGYLSGLDRMFPSSRRLGGYYRRDIPADLEIMTDSLAGCFMVIRREPFAAVGGFDEDYFLFGEDIDLCWKLKHAGHEVWYVPSALVEHRKGASMSHARDTARREFYRSMKLFMDKRLTSHYSPVTLAIAKMGVDVVALLERRFR encoded by the coding sequence ATGACGATTCGCGCGTGTGTGTCGACGTTGATTGTGACCTTCGAGTCCGGGCCGCATATCGGTGTTTGCCTGGACAGTCTGCAGGCGACGTCGCACGAATGGCTGGCCGGCTGTCACGTGGTCGATAATGCGTCGACGGACGGTACGGCGGACGGTATTGCCGAACGCTATCCGTGGGTGCATCTGATCCGCAACCGGGACAACGTGGGCTTTGGCCGCGCGGTCAACCAGGCGGCGCAGGCGGCCTCGGGCGAGTACCTGTTGGTTCTGAATCCCGATACGGTGATCCGTCCGGGAGCGATTGCCGAACTGGTGCGTTTTCTCGACCACCGTCCGGCTGCGGCGGCGTGCGGACCGAAAATCGTGGATTTGCAGGGCAACTTCCAGTATTATTGCCGGCGCGGTTTTCCCACGCCGATCAATTCGCTTGGGTATCTGTCGGGACTGGACCGGATGTTTCCGTCGAGCCGCAGGCTGGGCGGCTATTACCGCCGGGACATTCCGGCGGATCTGGAAATCATGACCGATTCGCTGGCAGGATGCTTCATGGTGATTCGCCGCGAGCCGTTCGCGGCTGTGGGCGGGTTCGACGAGGACTATTTCCTGTTTGGCGAGGACATTGACCTGTGCTGGAAACTCAAGCACGCGGGTCATGAGGTCTGGTATGTTCCATCGGCGCTGGTGGAACACCGCAAAGGCGCGAGTATGAGCCATGCGCGGGATACGGCGCGGCGCGAGTTCTACCGTTCGATGAAACTGTTTATGGACAAGCGGCTGACTTCGCACTACTCTCCGGTCACGCTGGCCATTGCAAAAATGGGAGTGGACGTCGTGGCGCTTCTGGAACGGCGCTTCCGGTAG
- a CDS encoding acetyl-CoA carboxylase carboxyltransferase subunit alpha, which produces MANQTAEAKQSPAPERGAVGTARGSFADTFVLDFEKPVAELERKIAEMRAIAAGPGMKSLSQEIDRMEKKAAHMRQEVYKSLSAWQKVQIARHPRRPYTLDYVQRICDSWLELHGDRGFADDHALVTGMAEIGGEKLMVIGHQKGRGTKDNLFRNFAMASPEGYRKALRFMKLAAKFNRPVLTLIDTPGAYPGLGAEERGQAEAIARNLFEMARLPVPVIAVVIGEGGSGGALALSVADEIHMLEHSIYSVISPEGCASILYRDAGQAAQAAEALKLTAQDLLGLKVIDGIIEEPVGGAHSDPDLAAQRIRKRILDTLTRLKNMEPGRLVTARHEKYEKIGFWVEG; this is translated from the coding sequence ATGGCAAATCAGACGGCGGAAGCGAAGCAGAGCCCGGCACCGGAACGCGGTGCGGTCGGCACTGCGCGCGGTTCCTTCGCCGATACATTTGTACTCGATTTTGAAAAGCCCGTGGCCGAACTGGAGCGCAAGATTGCCGAGATGCGCGCGATTGCGGCCGGACCGGGCATGAAATCCCTGTCGCAGGAAATTGACCGCATGGAAAAGAAAGCGGCCCACATGCGACAGGAAGTGTATAAGAGTCTCAGCGCGTGGCAAAAGGTGCAGATCGCCCGCCACCCGCGGCGTCCCTATACCCTTGACTATGTACAGCGGATCTGTGATTCGTGGCTGGAACTGCACGGCGACCGTGGTTTTGCCGATGATCATGCGCTGGTGACAGGCATGGCGGAAATCGGCGGCGAGAAGTTGATGGTCATCGGCCACCAGAAAGGCCGCGGCACCAAGGACAATCTCTTCCGCAATTTTGCGATGGCGAGCCCCGAAGGTTACCGCAAGGCGCTGCGCTTCATGAAGCTGGCTGCCAAGTTCAACCGCCCGGTGCTGACGCTGATCGACACTCCCGGCGCTTATCCCGGGCTCGGCGCGGAAGAGCGCGGACAGGCCGAAGCGATTGCGCGGAACCTGTTTGAGATGGCGCGGCTTCCCGTGCCGGTGATTGCGGTGGTGATCGGTGAAGGCGGTTCGGGCGGCGCGCTGGCGCTGTCGGTGGCCGATGAAATTCACATGCTGGAGCATTCGATCTATTCGGTGATCTCGCCGGAAGGCTGTGCGTCGATTCTCTACCGCGATGCGGGACAGGCGGCACAGGCAGCCGAGGCCTTGAAGCTTACCGCGCAGGATTTGTTGGGTCTGAAGGTGATTGACGGCATCATCGAAGAGCCGGTGGGCGGTGCGCATTCGGATCCGGATCTGGCGGCGCAGCGAATTCGCAAGCGGATTCTCGATACCCTGACCCGTCTGAAGAATATGGAACCGGGGCGGCTCGTTACTGCACGGCACGAGAAGTATGAGAAGATCGGATTCTGGGTCGAAGGCTGA
- a CDS encoding thioesterase family protein, with translation MRRSDSGSKADEPGLDGVTSLRVRYGETDAMGWVYYGTYFLYFEVGRTELIRAAWRAYREIEDSGLRLPVVQAHCRYVRGAKYDDVLDIHSRMTLPSAFRVRFDYAVRRQADQELLAEGFTEHCFVSSAGSPVKIPADLRALVPA, from the coding sequence ATGAGAAGATCGGATTCTGGGTCGAAGGCTGACGAGCCGGGCCTCGACGGCGTCACCTCGCTGCGCGTCCGCTATGGGGAAACGGACGCCATGGGCTGGGTGTACTACGGAACGTATTTTCTCTATTTTGAAGTGGGCCGTACGGAGCTGATCCGTGCGGCGTGGCGTGCCTACCGCGAGATCGAGGATTCCGGTCTGCGATTGCCGGTCGTGCAGGCGCACTGCCGGTATGTGCGGGGCGCGAAGTACGATGACGTGCTCGACATCCACTCGCGCATGACCCTGCCCAGTGCGTTCCGCGTGCGCTTCGATTATGCCGTGCGGCGGCAGGCAGATCAGGAATTGCTGGCGGAAGGATTCACCGAACATTGTTTTGTTTCGTCCGCGGGAAGTCCGGTCAAGATTCCGGCGGATTTGCGCGCTCTGGTACCGGCATGA
- a CDS encoding NAD-dependent epimerase/dehydratase family protein: MTRRVLITGGTGFLGSHTVEKYLAAGWTVRALVRNPAKLGWLEKLPIEVAYGTLTDPASLAEAVKDCDVVVHCAGLTKAVQASEYFRINADATRQLTQLAAKSGVRRLVLCSSQAAAGPSSPGKPAREDDVPAPISDYGRSKLAGERAVIDAAGGMEWIVIRPPSIIGPRDEQFVPLFRGVVRYGIYPRFGTARRRYSFAGVHDVARALRVAGEAEQGANTIYFVAHDEALDWGEAAAIIAGFAHRKVRPLLLPECVVRIVGSLADRYASLSGKPQLLSGDKFREILAPEWRCSVEKIRSAWGFTCTWSREQTLRETYESYRNSGLL, from the coding sequence ATGACGCGGCGCGTTCTGATCACCGGGGGAACCGGATTCCTTGGCAGCCACACGGTTGAAAAGTACCTTGCGGCAGGGTGGACCGTGCGTGCGCTGGTGCGCAATCCTGCCAAGCTCGGCTGGCTGGAGAAACTGCCGATTGAGGTGGCATACGGCACGCTGACGGACCCAGCGTCGCTTGCGGAAGCCGTGAAGGACTGCGATGTGGTGGTGCATTGCGCGGGACTGACCAAGGCCGTGCAGGCGAGTGAGTACTTCCGTATCAATGCCGACGCGACGCGCCAGCTCACGCAGTTGGCGGCAAAGAGCGGAGTCCGGCGTCTGGTGCTGTGTTCGTCGCAGGCAGCCGCCGGACCTTCTTCTCCGGGAAAGCCGGCGCGTGAGGATGATGTTCCCGCACCGATCTCGGACTACGGACGCAGCAAGCTGGCGGGGGAGAGAGCAGTGATTGACGCAGCGGGGGGAATGGAGTGGATTGTGATCCGGCCTCCGTCCATCATCGGTCCGCGCGATGAACAGTTTGTCCCGCTCTTTCGCGGCGTGGTGCGCTACGGAATTTATCCGCGATTCGGCACGGCACGCCGGCGATACAGTTTTGCCGGCGTCCATGACGTGGCGCGGGCGCTGCGCGTTGCCGGGGAGGCGGAACAGGGAGCCAACACGATCTATTTCGTGGCGCATGACGAGGCGCTGGACTGGGGCGAGGCGGCGGCAATCATAGCCGGCTTTGCGCATCGCAAGGTGCGACCGCTGCTGCTGCCGGAATGTGTGGTGCGCATCGTTGGAAGTCTTGCGGATCGTTATGCCTCACTGAGCGGCAAACCCCAGCTTCTGAGTGGCGACAAGTTCCGCGAAATCCTTGCGCCGGAGTGGAGGTGTTCTGTGGAGAAGATCCGCAGCGCCTGGGGCTTTACATGCACATGGTCGCGCGAGCAGACATTGCGCGAGACCTATGAGAGCTATCGGAATTCGGGCTTGTTGTGA
- a CDS encoding DEAD/DEAH box helicase, with protein MSEGGHGVISIDRLIASLDPELQRGIQFRESLPPKDAVYGELNPPLPAPLCDGLASLGIQQLYSHQTSAIEAVRRGENVVVVTPTASGKTLTYFLPVAEAVLKDPQSSALVLFPLKALEQDQRGKIAHWQKQLANVLPLTAEIYDGDTAKNLRARIKQKPPHFLISNPDMLHQAILAYHQGWDHFFRRLKYIVIDELHAYRGVFGSHILQVFKRLSRLLAYHDVHPQFICLSATIANPLELAQTLTDRPFTLIQESGAPLGGKDVVFVNSQTTMTSTVTKLFMKALDQGLKTIVFTKSRVNTEIIYRSIIETRPDLAAHVSSYRAGFLPEERREIEQKMASGVLRGVVSTSALELGIDIGGLDVCILAGYPGSMMSFWQRSGRVGRRGDESVIFLVAGYDALDQYFLSNPQQLLGRSFESALINNSNEEILKAHLPAAAAEIPLMTEDPYIDVVRHKDVIEDLERQGLLVRSASGQQWFSGASRPHSAVSLRNIGGTFEVMCADNPRPMGEISGGSVFRECHEGAIYLHRGEQFFVEKLDLEKKQVRVRPVQTTIYTMVRSEKQTEIIDDRERKTVRSFVVHVGKVKVTETYHSFERRRVYSQELLSVEPLDLPPQSYVTSSIWVEIPTALGDSLAKDDLHFMGGIHAVEHAAISMIPLFALCDRNDVGGITFTRHKQLTGGAIFFYDGYPGGAGIAEYNYSIIEELLRRTLNLIENCPCEDGCPSCIQSPKCGSGNKPLDKQASIRALKYLLREPGEDEDVEESQAAIVAEAPQEAVEVIDWQPQSIPAGKRVLVFDLETQRSADEVGGWSEARHMRLAVGAVWDSLTGEISTYDESRVADLLAHLKSADLVVGYNVVRFDYEVLRGYTFENLNRLHTLDLLTAVTGSLGRRLKLDTLARATLNAAKSADGLQSLEWFKAGQMDLVTEYCIHDVEITRDLLLFALANGYLLYERKDVGQVRIPLRLNLTDFMAHPEALAS; from the coding sequence GTGAGTGAAGGCGGTCACGGCGTGATCTCGATTGACAGATTGATTGCGAGTCTTGATCCGGAGTTGCAGCGTGGAATTCAGTTCCGCGAATCCCTGCCGCCGAAGGATGCCGTGTATGGAGAGCTGAATCCCCCGCTGCCCGCGCCGTTATGTGACGGGCTGGCGTCGCTGGGAATTCAGCAGCTCTATTCGCATCAGACCTCCGCGATTGAGGCCGTGCGCCGGGGTGAAAATGTGGTGGTGGTTACACCCACGGCCAGCGGCAAAACGCTGACCTATTTTCTGCCTGTCGCCGAAGCCGTTCTGAAGGATCCGCAGAGCAGCGCGCTGGTGCTTTTTCCGCTGAAGGCACTGGAACAGGACCAGCGCGGCAAGATCGCCCACTGGCAGAAGCAGCTCGCGAACGTGCTGCCGCTGACGGCGGAGATTTATGACGGCGACACCGCGAAGAATCTGCGCGCCAGGATCAAACAGAAGCCGCCGCACTTTCTGATTTCCAATCCCGACATGCTGCATCAGGCGATTCTTGCCTATCATCAGGGATGGGACCATTTCTTCCGGCGGCTCAAGTACATCGTGATCGATGAACTGCATGCGTATCGCGGAGTGTTCGGGTCGCACATTCTGCAAGTCTTCAAGCGGCTGTCGCGGCTGCTGGCGTATCACGACGTGCATCCGCAGTTCATCTGTCTCTCGGCGACCATTGCCAACCCGCTGGAACTTGCGCAAACCCTGACGGACCGCCCCTTCACCCTGATTCAGGAGTCCGGCGCGCCGCTGGGCGGCAAGGACGTGGTGTTCGTTAATTCGCAGACGACGATGACGAGCACGGTGACCAAGCTGTTCATGAAGGCGCTGGACCAGGGGCTGAAGACGATTGTCTTCACCAAGTCGCGGGTAAACACTGAGATCATCTACCGCTCGATCATCGAAACGCGCCCTGATCTTGCCGCGCACGTGAGTTCTTACCGCGCGGGATTCCTGCCCGAGGAGCGGCGCGAAATCGAACAAAAGATGGCCAGCGGTGTGCTGCGCGGAGTGGTGTCCACCAGCGCGCTGGAACTCGGCATTGACATCGGAGGATTGGACGTCTGCATTCTGGCCGGATATCCCGGCAGCATGATGTCTTTCTGGCAGCGTTCGGGACGCGTGGGACGGCGCGGCGACGAGAGCGTGATCTTTCTTGTGGCAGGGTACGATGCGCTGGACCAGTATTTCCTGTCGAACCCGCAGCAGCTCTTAGGGCGCTCGTTCGAGTCGGCGCTGATCAACAACTCCAACGAAGAAATTCTCAAGGCGCATCTTCCCGCCGCGGCGGCGGAGATCCCGTTGATGACGGAAGACCCGTACATCGACGTGGTGCGCCATAAGGATGTGATCGAAGATCTGGAACGCCAGGGACTGCTGGTGCGGAGCGCGTCGGGACAGCAATGGTTTTCGGGGGCGAGCCGTCCGCACAGCGCCGTAAGCCTGCGCAATATCGGCGGCACGTTCGAAGTCATGTGCGCCGATAATCCGCGTCCCATGGGAGAAATTTCCGGCGGCTCCGTCTTCCGCGAATGCCACGAAGGCGCAATTTATCTGCACCGCGGCGAACAGTTCTTTGTAGAAAAGCTCGACCTCGAAAAGAAGCAGGTGCGCGTGCGCCCTGTGCAAACCACCATCTACACGATGGTGCGGTCGGAGAAACAGACGGAGATCATCGACGACCGCGAGCGCAAAACTGTGCGGTCGTTTGTTGTTCATGTCGGCAAAGTGAAGGTTACCGAGACCTATCACAGTTTCGAACGGCGCCGCGTCTATTCGCAGGAACTGCTTTCCGTAGAGCCGCTCGATTTGCCGCCGCAGAGTTATGTCACCAGCAGCATCTGGGTGGAAATTCCCACGGCCCTTGGCGACTCGCTTGCCAAAGATGATCTGCATTTCATGGGCGGCATTCACGCGGTGGAGCATGCAGCGATTTCGATGATTCCCCTGTTTGCACTCTGCGACCGCAATGATGTGGGTGGTATTACCTTCACGCGGCATAAGCAGCTTACCGGCGGCGCGATCTTTTTCTATGACGGTTATCCGGGCGGGGCGGGGATTGCCGAATACAACTATTCGATCATTGAAGAGTTGCTGCGGCGGACGCTGAACTTGATCGAGAACTGCCCATGCGAAGACGGCTGTCCTTCCTGCATTCAGTCGCCCAAGTGCGGCTCAGGCAATAAGCCGCTGGACAAACAGGCGTCGATTCGCGCGCTGAAATATCTGTTGCGCGAGCCCGGCGAAGACGAGGACGTGGAAGAGTCGCAAGCGGCCATCGTGGCTGAAGCGCCGCAAGAAGCCGTTGAAGTGATCGACTGGCAGCCGCAGTCCATCCCCGCAGGCAAACGTGTGCTGGTCTTCGACCTCGAAACGCAACGCTCCGCCGATGAAGTAGGAGGCTGGTCCGAAGCCCGCCACATGCGGCTTGCCGTTGGCGCCGTGTGGGATAGTCTCACGGGCGAGATATCAACCTACGATGAATCGCGTGTGGCCGACCTGCTGGCGCATTTGAAGAGTGCCGATCTGGTGGTAGGGTACAATGTTGTGCGCTTCGATTACGAGGTGTTGCGCGGGTATACCTTCGAGAACCTGAACCGCCTGCACACGTTGGATCTGCTGACTGCGGTCACGGGTTCGCTGGGCAGGCGGCTGAAGCTGGATACGCTGGCACGAGCTACTCTGAATGCCGCAAAGAGTGCGGACGGCCTGCAATCGCTGGAGTGGTTTAAGGCCGGACAGATGGATCTGGTGACGGAATACTGTATCCACGACGTGGAAATTACGCGGGACTTGTTGCTGTTCGCCCTGGCGAACGGCTATTTGCTTTACGAAAGAAAAGATGTGGGACAAGTGCGCATTCCCTTGCGTCTCAACTTGACCGACTTCATGGCACATCCGGAGGCGCTTGCTTCATGA
- a CDS encoding acetyl-CoA carboxylase biotin carboxylase subunit yields the protein MIKSVLIANRGEIAVRIARTCREMGIRTIGVYSEADRNAMHVSVMDEAHDIGPAPATESYLRQDRLLAVAARTKAEAVHPGYGFLAENAVFAQHVAEAGLIWVGPPASAIAAMGSKTGARALMLKANVPILPGSEGPIRAAKDGELFAKKVGYPILLKAVAGGGGKGMRVVHGREEMWNAFEAAGREAAAAFGDGAVYGEKYLPRARHIEIQIMADQHGNVVYLGERECSIQRRHQKIIEESPSVAVSSTLRQRMGDVAVAAAKACGYTNAGTVEMLLDENGKFYFLEMNTRLQVEHPVTEEITGLDLVRMQLDVAAGGKLSLSQDEVTRRGHAIEVRLYAEDVPGGFLPSTGVLKRLRPPSGPGIREDSGLREGGEVTRFYDPMISKLIVRAETREAARVRMIRALQEYQIAGVRTNIPFCLHILKGDAFAKGDYHTRSGDTEFYQNFLADQNQPVEHEETLAAALAHVTVMSERAYAATPTANGVTPQDGAWRASGKKRAMGGA from the coding sequence ATGATCAAGAGTGTATTAATTGCCAATCGGGGAGAAATCGCGGTGCGCATCGCGCGTACCTGCCGCGAAATGGGAATCCGGACGATTGGCGTATATTCCGAGGCGGACCGCAATGCGATGCACGTGAGCGTAATGGATGAAGCGCACGACATCGGCCCCGCTCCGGCTACCGAAAGCTACCTGCGGCAGGACCGTTTGCTGGCCGTTGCAGCGCGTACCAAGGCCGAGGCGGTGCATCCCGGCTATGGGTTTCTCGCCGAAAACGCGGTCTTCGCGCAGCACGTGGCCGAAGCAGGTCTGATCTGGGTTGGACCGCCCGCCTCCGCCATCGCCGCCATGGGATCGAAGACCGGGGCGCGAGCGTTAATGTTGAAGGCGAACGTGCCGATATTGCCCGGAAGCGAGGGTCCGATCCGCGCGGCGAAGGACGGCGAATTGTTCGCCAAGAAGGTTGGTTATCCAATCCTACTCAAAGCGGTCGCCGGCGGTGGGGGAAAGGGCATGCGTGTCGTGCATGGCCGTGAAGAGATGTGGAATGCGTTTGAAGCGGCGGGGCGTGAAGCCGCGGCGGCTTTCGGCGACGGCGCGGTGTACGGTGAAAAGTACTTGCCACGCGCCCGGCACATCGAAATTCAGATCATGGCCGATCAGCACGGCAACGTTGTCTATCTGGGCGAACGGGAGTGCTCGATCCAGCGGCGGCATCAGAAGATCATCGAAGAATCGCCGTCGGTGGCCGTGAGTTCAACGCTGCGTCAGCGCATGGGCGACGTCGCCGTGGCCGCGGCCAAGGCCTGTGGTTACACGAATGCGGGTACGGTGGAAATGCTGCTCGATGAGAACGGCAAGTTCTATTTCCTTGAAATGAACACTCGGCTGCAGGTCGAGCATCCTGTGACTGAAGAGATCACCGGATTGGATCTGGTGCGGATGCAGTTGGATGTCGCGGCGGGCGGGAAGCTAAGTCTGTCGCAGGACGAGGTGACGCGTCGCGGTCATGCCATTGAAGTGCGGTTGTATGCGGAAGACGTGCCCGGCGGCTTTCTGCCGTCTACCGGCGTGCTCAAGCGTTTGCGCCCGCCCAGCGGCCCCGGCATTCGTGAAGACAGCGGCCTGCGCGAAGGCGGCGAAGTGACGCGCTTCTACGATCCTATGATCTCCAAACTCATTGTGCGCGCCGAGACGCGTGAGGCCGCGCGGGTGCGGATGATCCGCGCTTTGCAGGAATATCAGATTGCGGGCGTGCGCACAAATATTCCGTTCTGCCTGCATATTCTTAAGGGTGACGCCTTCGCCAAAGGCGACTATCACACGCGCTCGGGGGACACGGAGTTCTATCAGAACTTCCTGGCCGATCAGAATCAGCCGGTGGAGCACGAAGAGACTCTGGCGGCGGCGCTGGCCCACGTCACCGTAATGTCCGAGCGAGCATATGCGGCGACGCCCACGGCCAATGGCGTCACTCCGCAGGATGGCGCATGGCGCGCCTCGGGGAAGAAACGTGCGATGGGAGGCGCGTAA
- a CDS encoding biotin/lipoyl-containing protein, whose protein sequence is MSERLTVEIGGREYTVDILPDRTLVNGVAVDITDVAVDGHCGLTFRKDGDMFRAVFERTPESFVSYQGRELPVAIETDRERLLKQFLGGAEEVHQHAEVRASMPGLIVRIGAEIGGHVTKGHAVIILEAMKMENEIRAPIDGTVREIRVRKGQPVEKGDVLMVLD, encoded by the coding sequence ATGAGTGAACGACTGACAGTAGAAATCGGTGGACGCGAATACACCGTGGATATTCTTCCCGACCGCACGCTCGTCAACGGCGTGGCGGTGGACATCACGGACGTGGCCGTGGATGGCCACTGCGGATTGACCTTTCGCAAGGATGGCGACATGTTCCGCGCCGTGTTCGAACGCACGCCGGAGAGCTTCGTCTCCTATCAGGGTAGGGAATTGCCCGTAGCTATCGAGACGGATCGCGAACGGTTACTCAAGCAGTTCCTCGGCGGCGCTGAAGAGGTGCATCAGCACGCGGAAGTCCGGGCGTCCATGCCCGGATTGATTGTGCGCATCGGGGCGGAAATCGGCGGGCATGTCACAAAGGGTCACGCCGTCATCATTCTTGAAGCGATGAAAATGGAAAATGAGATTCGCGCGCCGATTGACGGAACCGTGCGCGAAATTCGCGTGCGCAAAGGCCAGCCTGTGGAAAAGGGCGACGTGCTGATGGTGCTGGATTGA